TGCATGAATTAACCTCTTAGCGCTCATACTATCTTCACAACGGGCGAAGGAGGTGACACACATGGGTCAAGCAGGTCAAGGTCGTAGCAGCCGTTCCAATAACCTGGTCGTTCCTCAAGCAACTGCGGCATTGCAACAGTTGAAATATGAAGCAGCACAGGAGCTTGGAGTAACGATCCCAGCTGACGGTTATTACGGGAACTACACTTCTCGCGAAACTGGTTCTCTGGGCGGTTACATCACTAAACGTCTAGTACAACTGGCAGAACAACAACTGTCCGGTCGTCAGTAACAACGTTATCTTAAGTGTTTTATCCGGCTAGGGCATATTAAAAAAGCCTAAAACCGAGTAGCTTTTGAGCCCTCTCACACTTCTTTCTGAAGCTGTGGGAGGGTTTTTGATTTTCACAAGAAAAAACGGTCTTACCGTCCTTTTAGTGTCGGTTTCCATTTTTTGCGAGAAGGAGAAGGATAATTTATTACGCAAGCATATAAATTCTTATTTTTAATATGAACTATAAAGTTTATGTAAATAACGCTTAACCAAAAAATTGTTCGGAACTTTCAGCGTAGGCATTACGAGGAGAACGAATCATCAAGTTGGCCATATTGTAATTGGACTCCAGCGTAGCATCTACAATCACCATACCCTGTCTAATGGCAAATTCATAAGAAATCTCACCATGTGTCCAACGACGCTTGTACTTCAGGCTTTCCAGCGCCATTAGTCGAAAAGAAGATTGCTGTCCATCTGTCATCCCTTCTTTCACATCAGTGAACCCCCCACTCCGCCCAGAAAGAGGATTATGCCGTATACCGAATTTGCCAATCATGTTATTTCGTATTTGCACAAATACCGTACCAGAAGTTAATCCTGATAATTCTTCCT
This Paenibacillus sp. FSL R5-0345 DNA region includes the following protein-coding sequences:
- a CDS encoding alpha/beta-type small acid-soluble spore protein, which gives rise to MGQAGQGRSSRSNNLVVPQATAALQQLKYEAAQELGVTIPADGYYGNYTSRETGSLGGYITKRLVQLAEQQLSGRQ